Proteins encoded in a region of the Phoenix dactylifera cultivar Barhee BC4 chromosome 3, palm_55x_up_171113_PBpolish2nd_filt_p, whole genome shotgun sequence genome:
- the LOC120110284 gene encoding uncharacterized protein LOC120110284 isoform X1: MHPFFPSLPNQIQSHGSANQPVQQAMLLNPTQFPSQGLNPRFPTPPMANFNNQSSNLGNFSGNPMGMRNWPLSMPCPSLSNGTDVPPLAQNNQMGVLPLPGPFGVNQAVGTLNQVMALHLLRQQNLNFLASLQPGSTFLANNLPRNINQIVGLPNEQVHLQNLMMQRNRINALSIPPSSRPTGSNNPGFVDWQAYHPKPDAESSEWEGYATKWAPAAAGSYGLSCDYFGIKNAKVGALYLLFDMVISISCFIVLLIISYVINTG, encoded by the exons atgcatcccttcttcccctctctccccaatcaaatccaatcgcATGGAAGCGCCAATCAACCTGTCCAACAG GCGATGCTGTTAAACCCTACTCAATTCCCATCTCAAGGCCTAAACCCTCGATTTCCAACTCCACCGATGGCTAATTTCAATAATCAAAGTTCCAATTTGGGAAATTTCAGCGGAAACCCCATGGGCATGCGGAACTGGCCTCTTTCGATGCCTTGTCCTTCCTTGTCGAATGGCACCGACGTGCCTCCCCTGGCCCAGAATAATCAGATGGGTGTTCTTCCACTACCGGGGCCATTTGGTGTGAATCAGGCCGTGGGAACTTTGAATCAGGTTATGGCATTGCATCTGCTCAGGCAGCAAAATCTGAACTTTCTTGCTTCATTGCAACCGGGCAGCACCTTTTTGGCCAATAATCTGCCTCGGAACATCAACCAGATTGTGGGTCTGCCGAATGAGCAGGTTCATTTGCAAAATCTAATGATGCAAAGGAATCGGATCAATGCTCTCAGCATTCCTCCATCCTCTCGTCCTACAGGCTCTAACAACCCAGGCTTTGTTG ATTGGCAAGCCTATCACCCGAAGCCCGATGCAGAATCATCAGAATGGGAAGGATATGCAACAAAGTGGGCACCAGCAGCCGCAGGTAGTTATGGTCTATCCTGTGATTATTTTGGAATAAAGAATGCAAAAGTAGGAGCATTGTATTTGTTGTTTGATATGGTAATCTCAATTTCTTGTTTCATTGTGCTGTTGATTATCTCTTATGTCATCAATACCGGGTGA
- the LOC120110284 gene encoding uncharacterized protein LOC120110284 isoform X2 — protein sequence MHPFFPSLPNQIQSHGSANQPVQQAMLLNPTQFPSQGLNPRFPTPPMANFNNQSSNLGNFSGNPMGMRNWPLSMPCPSLSNGTDVPPLAQNNQMGVLPLPGPFGVNQAVGTLNQVMALHLLRQQNLNFLASLQPGSTFLANNLPRNINQIVGLPNEQVHLQNLMMQRNRINALSIPPSSRPTGSNNPGFVDWQAYHPKPDAESSEWEGYATKWAPAAAGEFC from the exons atgcatcccttcttcccctctctccccaatcaaatccaatcgcATGGAAGCGCCAATCAACCTGTCCAACAG GCGATGCTGTTAAACCCTACTCAATTCCCATCTCAAGGCCTAAACCCTCGATTTCCAACTCCACCGATGGCTAATTTCAATAATCAAAGTTCCAATTTGGGAAATTTCAGCGGAAACCCCATGGGCATGCGGAACTGGCCTCTTTCGATGCCTTGTCCTTCCTTGTCGAATGGCACCGACGTGCCTCCCCTGGCCCAGAATAATCAGATGGGTGTTCTTCCACTACCGGGGCCATTTGGTGTGAATCAGGCCGTGGGAACTTTGAATCAGGTTATGGCATTGCATCTGCTCAGGCAGCAAAATCTGAACTTTCTTGCTTCATTGCAACCGGGCAGCACCTTTTTGGCCAATAATCTGCCTCGGAACATCAACCAGATTGTGGGTCTGCCGAATGAGCAGGTTCATTTGCAAAATCTAATGATGCAAAGGAATCGGATCAATGCTCTCAGCATTCCTCCATCCTCTCGTCCTACAGGCTCTAACAACCCAGGCTTTGTTG ATTGGCAAGCCTATCACCCGAAGCCCGATGCAGAATCATCAGAATGGGAAGGATATGCAACAAAGTGGGCACCAGCAGCCGCAG GTGAATTCTGCTGA
- the LOC120110284 gene encoding uncharacterized protein LOC120110284 isoform X3, whose product MLSAFLHPLVLQALTTQALLIGKPITRSPMQNHQNGKDMQQSGHQQPQVNSAEDGETNVLAENSARKNFTRNLRGYGEIESSYMRFQKSQFHHSKSANGSQRPFNKPGGRGHSYCILQH is encoded by the exons ATGCTCTCAGCATTCCTCCATCCTCTCGTCCTACAGGCTCTAACAACCCAGGCTTTGTTG ATTGGCAAGCCTATCACCCGAAGCCCGATGCAGAATCATCAGAATGGGAAGGATATGCAACAAAGTGGGCACCAGCAGCCGCAG GTGAATTCTGCTGAAGATGGTGAAACAAATGTCCTCGCCGAAAATTCTGCTCGTAAGAACTTTACAAGAAATCTACGTGGATATGGAGAAATAGAATCATCATATATGAG ATTTCAGAAATCTCAATTTcatcattcaaaaagtgcaaatggAAGTCAGAGGCCATTTAATAAGCCTGGTGGAAGAGGTCATTCCTATTGCATTTTGCAACAttaa